One Gemmatimonas sp. UBA7669 genomic window carries:
- a CDS encoding D-2-hydroxyacid dehydrogenase yields MSTPSSPALPPGVRRVLVAGNGGPAIAARIRAARPDLEVRDGTPANVTAEDMTWADALVAFRVPPVCRPSGTSGSVQAQLGSVRWVQSTGAGVDPWLEPGLLPDNVLLTRSSESFGPMIAEWVVSRIFAIQLQLLPLADAQRCGQWAPRDIPRVAGTHAVLLGTGDIGRAVATLLSGLGVRVSGVSRSGHSGHPAFSAMHRVEALAEVVHDADWLVVSTPDTPATRGLVSREVLSRCRGAVLLNAGRGAVVEETAIPEALNAGWLRGAALDVFVEEPLPASSPLWSDTRVLVSPHISGLTTAEGAAGAFLENLAAIERGQVPTWAVDKERGY; encoded by the coding sequence ATGAGCACACCCTCCTCCCCCGCCCTACCCCCGGGCGTACGACGCGTTCTGGTGGCCGGCAACGGCGGCCCCGCCATTGCCGCTCGCATCCGCGCCGCCCGGCCAGACCTCGAGGTCCGCGATGGGACTCCTGCTAACGTGACGGCCGAAGACATGACCTGGGCCGACGCCTTAGTGGCGTTTCGTGTGCCGCCGGTCTGCCGGCCGTCAGGCACTTCTGGAAGCGTGCAGGCGCAGTTGGGCAGCGTACGCTGGGTGCAAAGCACCGGCGCCGGGGTGGACCCCTGGCTGGAGCCCGGCTTGCTGCCGGACAACGTGCTGCTCACGCGCTCGTCGGAATCGTTCGGGCCCATGATCGCCGAGTGGGTGGTCTCGCGCATTTTTGCCATTCAGCTTCAGCTGCTGCCGCTGGCCGATGCGCAGCGCTGTGGGCAGTGGGCGCCGCGCGACATTCCGCGAGTAGCCGGCACGCACGCGGTGCTGCTGGGCACGGGTGACATTGGCCGCGCGGTGGCGACGCTACTTAGCGGTCTTGGGGTGCGCGTGAGCGGGGTGTCGCGCAGTGGACACTCGGGCCACCCGGCGTTCAGCGCCATGCACCGCGTGGAAGCGCTGGCCGAGGTGGTGCACGATGCGGACTGGCTGGTGGTGAGCACGCCCGATACGCCGGCCACGCGTGGCCTCGTGTCCCGCGAGGTACTGAGCCGCTGCCGCGGCGCGGTGCTGCTCAATGCCGGCCGCGGCGCGGTGGTGGAGGAGACGGCCATTCCCGAAGCGCTCAACGCAGGCTGGCTGCGCGGCGCGGCGCTGGATGTGTTCGTCGAGGAGCCGCTGCCGGCGTCGTCGCCGCTGTGGAGCGATACGCGGGTGCTGGTGTCGCCGCACATCTCGGGGCTGACAACGGCGGAGGGCGCGGCGGGGGCGTTTTTGGAGAACCTGGCGGCGATTGAGCGTGGGCAGGTGCCGACGTGGGCGGTGGACAAGGAGCGGGGCTACTAG
- a CDS encoding antitoxin Xre/MbcA/ParS toxin-binding domain-containing protein — translation MLEPNRKTRHVVNQAVEELQLRPIESGSWDDAVARAGREPVGIVVADWEAMVSDVDTSDSIRLAHRFKSAMLRLRSVRESAQSYAPRVILTAGATSRERYEQAHAAAITAGVDAFLGPEDLRLSTILESYLLRLVGELPPHASSAAHVADAFELPAVHLRHAESGRWDASRIAKALGVPLKTLAQSLGAKYSTVHKTPHAEALQSALAPFGNVLAMLAQIYNDDQRAIAAWLQTPQRQLGGLTPVAALCEPGRAAAVEQWAAGLWMGDVG, via the coding sequence GTGCTCGAGCCCAATCGCAAGACCCGCCACGTGGTCAATCAGGCTGTCGAGGAGTTGCAGCTTCGTCCGATTGAATCGGGGAGCTGGGACGACGCCGTTGCGCGTGCTGGGCGCGAACCTGTTGGTATTGTCGTGGCGGACTGGGAGGCCATGGTATCTGACGTAGATACCAGCGATTCCATCCGACTCGCCCATCGTTTCAAGAGCGCGATGCTGCGGTTGCGGTCGGTTCGCGAATCCGCGCAGAGCTATGCGCCTCGCGTGATCCTCACCGCCGGAGCAACGAGTCGTGAACGCTATGAGCAGGCGCATGCCGCGGCCATCACGGCGGGCGTCGACGCGTTTCTTGGCCCAGAAGATCTTCGTCTCTCCACAATTCTGGAATCGTACCTGCTACGACTCGTCGGAGAGCTTCCGCCACATGCCTCGTCAGCCGCACATGTGGCCGATGCTTTCGAACTTCCCGCCGTGCATCTTCGTCACGCTGAGTCTGGACGTTGGGACGCATCCAGGATCGCCAAGGCACTTGGCGTGCCCCTCAAGACACTCGCACAGTCTCTTGGCGCGAAATACAGCACGGTGCACAAGACGCCGCACGCCGAGGCTCTCCAGTCCGCGCTTGCACCATTTGGCAATGTGTTGGCGATGCTCGCGCAGATCTACAATGATGACCAGCGTGCTATAGCAGCGTGGCTCCAGACACCTCAGCGTCAGCTTGGCGGACTCACCCCGGTGGCAGCGCTCTGTGAGCCAGGACGTGCGGCGGCCGTGGAGCAGTGGGCGGCAGGATTGTGGATGGGTGACGTGGGATAA
- a CDS encoding type II toxin-antitoxin system RelE family toxin has translation MSKRETRAETSRWRLRFSPRILREDLPAIGDAAFQIARKAITEKLATAPEQFGAPLRSPLVGMRKLRVSHVRIVYRVDVNRHEVHIFMIGARRDIWVQNQADIVERAEELRRELTGQVEAAQDAAPPAHGRKNR, from the coding sequence GTGAGCAAGAGGGAGACGCGGGCGGAGACATCGCGGTGGCGTCTCCGATTCTCTCCACGAATACTGCGTGAAGATCTCCCTGCCATCGGAGACGCCGCGTTCCAGATCGCACGCAAGGCGATAACAGAAAAACTGGCTACGGCGCCAGAACAGTTCGGCGCACCGCTACGTAGTCCGCTGGTCGGAATGCGCAAACTGCGTGTGTCGCATGTGCGCATTGTGTATCGCGTAGACGTGAATCGACACGAAGTACACATCTTCATGATCGGTGCCCGGCGCGATATCTGGGTTCAGAATCAGGCAGATATCGTGGAGCGTGCCGAGGAACTAAGGCGGGAGCTCACCGGTCAGGTAGAGGCGGCGCAGGACGCAGCACCGCCTGCGCATGGTCGAAAGAATCGCTGA
- a CDS encoding serine hydrolase domain-containing protein: MRRIHSPIRVAATLFATLLVALPIRAQSSAHSVAAFVLPDSVSAPDVVRAFAAQLAFPAPMSDKDFVRQWFDKSAYTFESAESLAKRMESARRSTGGVTVQRVEQRGAQPWLLVQTHRGGHERWIPLYLENNKLQGWDVRIDPLAAVGRPPELPARPVPADSVLPVVQHWLNWWAQHDLWSGTVAIAHRDSIVFTRGIGQAVRAATGNERAAVADTRYHLGSANKMLTAVRILQLVQEGRLRLSDTVQRILPQYPRPDIGSRMTVRQLLTHTAGLGGLFELPSFNVKKRYKSHGELLQVLKTRDLLFEPGTRYRYANEGYLVLGAIIEQVTGESYEQSISNHILRVADMQGWCDCAARFDVAQRADGYSWREDTDPLAVGGVVDNRWFIGSQGLSLGGYYATAHDMLKFARAMHRGRLLTDSLRALMWTAEPLAKPAAYGLGVGLKTYEGRAAWGHGGGGGRSGIGVEFGAMQDGNWSLAVMGNRDLSDARQVFTPLMRFLARQGRELL; the protein is encoded by the coding sequence ATGCGTCGCATACATTCGCCAATTCGCGTTGCGGCCACGCTCTTTGCCACGCTGCTTGTCGCGCTGCCCATCCGCGCCCAGTCGTCCGCGCATTCAGTCGCAGCATTTGTCCTCCCCGACAGCGTCTCGGCGCCCGACGTCGTGCGGGCCTTTGCCGCGCAGCTTGCCTTCCCCGCGCCCATGTCCGACAAGGACTTCGTGCGTCAGTGGTTCGACAAGAGCGCCTACACCTTCGAGTCGGCCGAGTCTCTGGCCAAACGCATGGAGTCCGCGCGCCGCAGCACCGGCGGTGTCACCGTGCAACGCGTGGAGCAGCGCGGCGCGCAGCCCTGGCTGCTCGTGCAAACTCACCGCGGCGGTCACGAGCGCTGGATTCCGCTCTACCTCGAGAACAACAAGCTGCAGGGCTGGGATGTGCGCATCGACCCCTTAGCCGCCGTGGGTCGGCCACCCGAGCTGCCTGCGCGCCCTGTGCCAGCCGACTCCGTCCTGCCCGTGGTGCAGCACTGGCTCAACTGGTGGGCGCAGCACGACCTGTGGTCGGGCACCGTGGCCATCGCGCATCGCGACTCCATCGTGTTCACACGGGGCATAGGGCAGGCTGTGCGCGCCGCCACGGGCAACGAACGCGCTGCCGTGGCCGACACGCGCTATCACCTGGGCTCAGCCAACAAGATGCTCACCGCCGTGCGCATTCTGCAGTTGGTGCAGGAGGGGCGGCTGCGCCTCAGCGACACCGTGCAGCGCATTCTGCCGCAGTATCCGCGGCCCGATATCGGTTCGCGCATGACGGTGCGTCAGCTGCTCACGCATACCGCTGGTCTGGGTGGATTGTTCGAACTGCCGAGCTTCAACGTCAAGAAACGCTACAAGTCGCACGGTGAACTGCTGCAGGTACTGAAAACACGCGACCTGCTCTTTGAACCTGGCACACGGTATCGCTATGCCAACGAAGGCTATCTCGTGCTTGGCGCCATCATCGAGCAGGTCACCGGCGAATCCTACGAGCAGAGCATCAGCAATCACATTCTGCGCGTGGCCGACATGCAGGGCTGGTGCGACTGTGCGGCGCGCTTCGATGTCGCGCAGCGCGCCGACGGCTATTCCTGGCGCGAGGACACCGACCCGCTGGCCGTGGGCGGTGTGGTCGACAATCGCTGGTTCATTGGCTCGCAGGGTCTGTCACTGGGCGGCTACTACGCCACCGCACACGACATGCTCAAGTTTGCGCGCGCCATGCATCGTGGGCGTCTCCTCACCGACTCCCTGCGCGCCCTCATGTGGACCGCCGAGCCGCTCGCCAAGCCTGCGGCCTACGGACTCGGTGTGGGTCTCAAGACCTACGAGGGCCGCGCCGCCTGGGGCCACGGTGGCGGTGGTGGACGCAGCGGGATCGGCGTGGAGTTCGGGGCCATGCAGGACGGCAATTGGTCATTGGCCGTCATGGGAAATCGCGACCTCAGCGATGCGCGGCAGGTGTTCACGCCGCTCATGCGCTTTCTGGCGCGGCAGGGCAGGGAGCTGTTGTGA
- a CDS encoding nucleoside deaminase: MNNAPLAPGVLHAMHLALAEAKTAAQAGEVPVGAVIIDSASGEPLLSTQNRMKRDGDATSHAEVLALRAMAAQHGDKVLSHCTLVVTLEPCAMCAGAIVLSRVGRVVFGAWDDKAGMCGSVGDIVRHPRLNHRPEVRGGVLAEESGALLRAFFESRR; encoded by the coding sequence ATGAACAACGCGCCGCTTGCCCCCGGTGTACTGCACGCCATGCATCTGGCTTTGGCCGAGGCCAAGACTGCCGCCCAAGCCGGCGAAGTGCCCGTGGGCGCCGTCATCATCGACTCGGCAAGCGGCGAGCCGCTGCTCAGCACGCAGAACCGCATGAAGCGCGACGGTGACGCCACCAGCCACGCCGAGGTATTGGCATTGCGGGCCATGGCGGCACAGCACGGCGACAAGGTGCTGAGTCACTGCACCCTTGTGGTCACACTCGAACCCTGCGCCATGTGCGCGGGGGCCATTGTGCTCTCGCGTGTGGGACGCGTGGTGTTTGGCGCCTGGGACGACAAGGCCGGCATGTGCGGCAGCGTGGGGGACATCGTGCGGCATCCGCGGCTCAATCACCGCCCCGAAGTGCGGGGCGGCGTATTGGCCGAGGAGAGCGGCGCGTTGTTGCGCGCGTTCTTTGAGTCGCGACGCTGA
- the clpB gene encoding ATP-dependent chaperone ClpB, translating to MINPDRLTVKSAEALNDAVAIARKNGNPLVYDLHLLLALLAQDEGIVVPVLQRVGANVTSIRAAAEQEAARYAKQSDAQPSFSRELTQVVDGAEREAKTLGDEYISTEHLLLALSDAKGTDSTRVLTGAGAHRQALLDALKLVRGAHKVTDQSPEQQYQALQKFTRDLTESARKGKLDPVIGRDEEIRRVIQVLSRRTKNNPVLIGEPGVGKTAIAEGLAQRIVSGDVPEGLKNKKLVSLDLGALIAGAKFRGEFEERLKSVLKEITAAEGLYIVFIDELHTLVGAGKAEGSMDAGNMLKPMLARGELRVVGATTLDEYRLHVEKDAALERRFQPVFVGEPSVESTIAILRGLKERYEAHHGVRITDGAVVAAATLSNRYIGDRFLPDKAIDLIDEAASRLRIEIDSVPQEIDEVERRIVQLEIEKAALQKETDPASLERRQALERELADKKEQAAGMRAQWQQEKETLGAVGRIKQEIEQARFEAEQATRAGDLNKAAEITYGRVPQLEQAMKQAESQLASNAGRPQFLKEVVSADDVAEVVARWTGIPVTRMLESERERLTRLEEVLGTRVVGQQEAVKAVSNAVRRSRAGLQDPNRPIGSFIFLGPTGVGKTETAKALAEFLFDDEHAMVRIDMSEYMEKHAVARLIGAPPGYVGYEEGGQLTETVRRRPYCVILFDEIEKAHPDVFNILLQLLDDGRLTDSQGRTVDFRNAVVIMTSNVGSHMILERGQGGGDWNAVERDVLAALRGVFKPEFLNRIDDVVVFHPLGRGELDHIVDLQLAHLRKLLADRKLTLTLSEAARKALAEEGYDPVFGARPLKRAVQRLLQNPLALAVLEGKFKEGDAIVADVQDGQDALVFTHGART from the coding sequence ATGATCAATCCCGACCGCCTGACCGTGAAGAGCGCCGAGGCGCTCAACGACGCCGTGGCCATTGCCCGCAAGAACGGCAATCCACTCGTCTACGATCTGCATCTGCTGCTCGCACTGCTGGCGCAGGACGAAGGCATCGTCGTCCCGGTGCTGCAGCGCGTGGGAGCCAACGTCACCTCCATTCGTGCGGCCGCCGAGCAGGAAGCCGCGCGCTATGCCAAACAGTCCGACGCCCAGCCGTCCTTCAGTCGCGAACTCACCCAGGTGGTCGATGGGGCCGAGCGCGAAGCCAAGACCCTCGGCGACGAATACATCTCCACCGAGCATCTGCTGCTCGCGCTCTCCGATGCCAAGGGCACCGACAGCACGCGCGTGCTCACCGGCGCCGGTGCCCATCGCCAGGCCCTGCTCGATGCACTCAAGCTCGTGCGTGGGGCGCACAAGGTCACCGATCAGTCGCCCGAGCAGCAGTATCAGGCCCTGCAGAAGTTCACCCGCGATCTCACCGAAAGCGCGCGCAAGGGCAAGCTCGATCCCGTCATCGGACGTGACGAGGAAATCCGTCGCGTCATTCAGGTGCTCTCGCGCCGCACCAAGAACAATCCGGTGCTCATCGGCGAACCTGGCGTTGGCAAAACCGCCATTGCCGAAGGACTCGCGCAGCGCATCGTGAGCGGCGACGTGCCCGAGGGGCTCAAGAACAAGAAGCTCGTCTCGCTCGACCTGGGTGCCCTCATTGCCGGCGCCAAGTTCCGCGGCGAATTCGAAGAGCGCCTCAAGTCCGTGCTCAAGGAAATCACCGCCGCCGAAGGCCTCTACATCGTCTTCATCGACGAGCTGCACACCCTCGTGGGCGCGGGCAAGGCCGAAGGCAGCATGGACGCGGGTAACATGCTCAAGCCCATGCTTGCGCGCGGCGAGCTGCGCGTGGTGGGGGCCACCACACTCGACGAGTATCGCCTGCACGTGGAGAAGGACGCTGCCCTCGAGCGGCGCTTCCAGCCCGTGTTTGTGGGCGAGCCCAGCGTGGAAAGCACCATCGCCATTCTGCGTGGCCTCAAGGAACGCTACGAGGCCCATCACGGCGTGCGCATCACCGACGGCGCCGTCGTGGCCGCAGCCACGCTGTCCAATCGCTACATCGGCGATCGCTTCCTGCCCGACAAGGCCATCGATCTCATCGACGAGGCCGCCTCGCGCCTGCGCATCGAAATCGATTCCGTGCCGCAGGAAATCGACGAGGTCGAACGCCGCATCGTGCAGCTCGAAATCGAAAAGGCCGCGTTGCAGAAGGAAACCGATCCTGCCTCACTCGAGCGGCGTCAGGCCCTCGAGCGCGAGCTGGCCGACAAGAAGGAACAGGCCGCCGGCATGCGCGCCCAGTGGCAGCAGGAGAAAGAAACACTCGGCGCCGTGGGTCGCATCAAGCAGGAAATCGAGCAGGCCCGCTTTGAGGCCGAGCAGGCCACACGTGCCGGGGATCTCAACAAGGCCGCCGAAATCACCTACGGTCGGGTGCCGCAGCTCGAGCAGGCCATGAAGCAGGCCGAGTCGCAGTTGGCCAGCAACGCCGGGCGCCCGCAGTTCCTCAAGGAAGTCGTTTCGGCAGACGACGTAGCAGAAGTGGTCGCGCGCTGGACGGGCATCCCCGTCACGCGCATGCTCGAGTCCGAGCGCGAACGCCTCACGCGCCTCGAGGAGGTCCTCGGCACGCGTGTCGTGGGACAGCAGGAAGCCGTGAAGGCCGTGTCCAACGCCGTGCGCCGCTCGCGCGCCGGTCTGCAGGACCCCAACCGGCCCATCGGTTCGTTCATCTTCCTCGGTCCCACCGGTGTCGGCAAGACCGAAACGGCCAAGGCACTCGCCGAATTCCTCTTCGACGACGAACACGCCATGGTGCGCATCGACATGTCGGAGTACATGGAGAAGCACGCCGTGGCCCGGCTCATCGGCGCGCCGCCGGGCTACGTGGGTTACGAGGAGGGCGGTCAGCTTACCGAAACCGTGCGTCGTCGGCCCTACTGCGTCATTCTCTTCGACGAAATCGAAAAGGCGCATCCGGATGTGTTCAACATCCTGCTGCAGCTGCTCGATGACGGCCGTCTCACCGACTCGCAGGGTCGCACGGTGGACTTCCGCAACGCGGTGGTCATCATGACCTCCAACGTCGGCAGTCACATGATCCTCGAGCGCGGGCAGGGCGGGGGCGACTGGAATGCCGTGGAGCGCGACGTGCTGGCCGCGCTGCGTGGCGTGTTCAAGCCCGAGTTCCTCAACCGCATTGACGACGTGGTGGTCTTCCACCCACTGGGCCGCGGCGAACTCGATCACATCGTGGACCTGCAACTCGCCCATTTGCGGAAGCTGCTCGCCGATCGCAAGTTGACCCTCACGCTGAGTGAGGCGGCACGCAAGGCGCTGGCCGAGGAAGGCTACGACCCGGTCTTTGGTGCCCGCCCACTCAAGCGCGCCGTGCAGCGGCTGCTCCAGAATCCTCTGGCACTCGCGGTACTCGAAGGCAAGTTCAAAGAGGGAGACGCGATTGTCGCGGATGTGCAGGACGGACAGGACGCACTCGTATTCACACACGGTGCCCGCACGTAA
- the recO gene encoding DNA repair protein RecO — translation MNTVGTDAIVLHVADYLESSRIYRLMTREAGVVSVMARGARNSRKRFGSGVDLFAEGQAQLQLKPGRDLQSLLSFDVQRSRPQLAADLGVFYGAAAIAEVTLRLVHEEAAPLVYDHLSAGLTALAATSTPTPTPTQTAAPAVEASGSMAAGVMASGQKAIAVGSSEQTAIAVGRSDQPAIAVCCSIIWLLISDIGYRPTLANCANCHRPISPNLTSQFSPQSGGVVCEDCAKSLPRGRSLPPDARAAIARWLDGDPVSGLSLPALRAHQRLLREFIAPHLPDSRPLKAYLTWESFTAS, via the coding sequence ATGAACACCGTCGGCACCGACGCCATCGTGCTGCACGTGGCCGACTACCTCGAGTCCAGTCGCATCTATCGGCTCATGACGCGCGAGGCCGGCGTGGTGTCGGTGATGGCGCGTGGTGCGCGCAATTCCCGCAAGCGATTCGGCTCGGGCGTGGACCTCTTTGCGGAAGGCCAGGCGCAATTGCAGTTGAAGCCCGGCCGCGACCTCCAGTCGCTGCTCAGCTTTGATGTGCAGCGCTCCCGCCCACAGCTCGCTGCTGATCTGGGCGTGTTCTACGGCGCGGCGGCCATTGCCGAGGTCACGCTGCGCCTGGTGCACGAAGAAGCCGCACCGCTGGTGTACGACCACCTGTCGGCGGGCCTCACCGCACTGGCCGCGACCTCGACCCCGACCCCGACCCCGACCCAAACCGCGGCACCTGCTGTTGAGGCCTCCGGCTCAATGGCTGCTGGAGTAATGGCTTCCGGCCAAAAGGCTATCGCAGTTGGCAGTTCCGAGCAGACGGCTATCGCAGTTGGCCGTTCCGACCAGCCCGCTATCGCCGTTTGCTGTTCAATCATCTGGCTTCTCATCTCCGACATCGGCTATCGGCCCACGCTGGCCAACTGCGCCAACTGCCACCGTCCCATCTCCCCCAATCTCACCTCCCAATTCTCCCCTCAGTCCGGCGGCGTGGTGTGTGAGGACTGCGCCAAGTCTCTGCCGAGAGGCCGGTCCCTTCCTCCCGACGCCCGCGCGGCCATCGCCCGCTGGCTCGACGGCGACCCCGTCTCCGGCCTCTCCCTTCCCGCCCTCCGCGCCCATCAGCGCCTCCTCCGCGAGTTCATCGCCCCCCATCTCCCCGACTCCCGTCCCCTCAAAGCCTACCTCACCTGGGAGTCCTTCACCGCAAGCTGA
- a CDS encoding ABC transporter ATP-binding protein produces MSALVFQHVTVHYRGSDRPAALDISFTATPSRFTAVVGPNGSGKSSLVRALLGQAPLVRGSVQLGDESLLALAPRELARRVAVVPQREEPLLPLTVEEFVLLGRHPHRGAFGAPSPHDRQVVRQAMQRAGVYEARDRRTDRLSGGEWQRVRIARALAQDAPVLVLDEPTTFLDVAHEMAVFELADELANEGRTVLVVSHQLNLVARFAHHIVLLNRGQVAAAGSASDVMRGEILEAVYDWPLVVTRDPAVGAPALVPLRGRARESQAGRSGAGQDGT; encoded by the coding sequence ATGAGCGCTCTCGTCTTTCAGCACGTCACCGTGCATTACCGGGGCAGTGATCGGCCGGCCGCGCTCGACATCAGCTTTACCGCCACGCCGTCACGCTTCACGGCCGTGGTGGGCCCCAATGGCAGCGGCAAGAGCAGCCTCGTGCGCGCGCTGCTTGGTCAGGCGCCGCTCGTGCGTGGAAGTGTGCAGTTGGGCGACGAGTCCCTGTTGGCCCTCGCGCCGCGTGAACTCGCGCGCCGTGTGGCCGTGGTGCCGCAGCGTGAGGAACCCCTGCTGCCGCTCACGGTCGAAGAGTTTGTCTTGCTCGGTCGCCATCCACATCGTGGGGCCTTTGGGGCGCCCTCGCCACACGATCGGCAGGTGGTGCGGCAGGCCATGCAGCGCGCCGGTGTCTACGAGGCCCGCGACCGACGCACCGATCGTCTCTCGGGTGGTGAGTGGCAGCGAGTGCGCATTGCCCGCGCCCTCGCGCAGGACGCGCCTGTGCTCGTGCTCGACGAACCAACAACTTTTCTGGACGTCGCGCACGAAATGGCGGTGTTCGAGTTGGCGGACGAACTCGCCAACGAAGGCCGCACCGTGCTCGTGGTAAGTCACCAGCTCAATCTCGTTGCGCGTTTTGCGCATCACATCGTGCTGCTCAATCGCGGCCAGGTGGCTGCCGCCGGCAGCGCCAGCGATGTCATGCGCGGCGAGATTCTCGAGGCCGTGTACGACTGGCCCCTGGTCGTCACCCGCGATCCCGCCGTTGGTGCCCCCGCGCTCGTGCCACTGCGCGGCCGCGCCCGCGAGTCGCAGGCTGGCAGAAGCGGGGCAGGGCAGGACGGCACATGA
- a CDS encoding FecCD family ABC transporter permease, whose translation MATSTRSPHATESPSASRLTLAWVGGVAALVLLLLAGLAFGAVPLPLGEVLDALRGSADGTTTSIVRDLRAPRVMLAALVGAGLAMSGGALQGTLHNPLAEPYLLGVSGGAAVGAVLAMALVGPSMGAATPLLITGSAFAGAALATLVVTGIAQLAGGRGDAKLLIMAGVIVGAFANAVIMVALADAPPERIRGAVWWMMGSVADANWGTVARTALALALLGAVLLYKARDLDVIALGHEPARALGVDSERAGRVIFLVASWLAAATVAAAGLVGFVGLVVPNLARLLGARRHRPMMALAALYGAALLVAADLAARTLRAPVELPLGALTALVGVPFFLSRLRRGGS comes from the coding sequence ATGGCCACCTCGACGCGCAGTCCTCACGCCACGGAATCGCCGAGCGCCTCGCGCCTTACGCTGGCGTGGGTGGGTGGCGTGGCGGCCCTGGTGCTGCTGCTGCTCGCGGGACTGGCCTTTGGCGCCGTGCCCTTGCCGCTTGGTGAGGTGCTCGATGCGCTGCGTGGCTCGGCCGACGGCACCACCACCAGCATTGTGCGTGATTTGCGCGCGCCGCGCGTGATGCTGGCGGCGCTGGTTGGCGCGGGTCTCGCCATGAGTGGCGGGGCGCTGCAGGGCACCCTGCACAATCCGCTGGCCGAACCCTATCTGCTGGGCGTGTCGGGTGGCGCCGCGGTGGGCGCCGTGTTGGCCATGGCGCTGGTCGGGCCGTCCATGGGTGCGGCCACCCCGCTGCTCATCACGGGCAGTGCGTTTGCCGGCGCGGCGCTGGCTACGCTCGTGGTCACGGGCATTGCCCAGCTGGCCGGTGGTCGCGGTGATGCCAAACTGCTCATCATGGCCGGCGTGATTGTCGGCGCCTTCGCCAACGCCGTCATCATGGTGGCGCTGGCCGACGCGCCGCCCGAACGCATTCGTGGGGCGGTGTGGTGGATGATGGGCTCCGTGGCCGATGCCAATTGGGGCACGGTGGCACGCACGGCGCTCGCGCTTGCCCTGCTCGGCGCCGTGCTGCTCTACAAGGCGCGGGATCTCGACGTCATTGCGTTGGGCCACGAACCGGCGCGTGCACTCGGCGTGGACAGCGAGCGCGCGGGCCGCGTGATTTTTCTCGTGGCCTCGTGGCTGGCTGCGGCCACGGTGGCTGCAGCGGGCCTGGTGGGCTTTGTAGGCCTCGTGGTGCCCAATCTGGCCCGACTCCTTGGCGCGCGCCGTCATCGTCCCATGATGGCCTTGGCGGCCCTCTATGGCGCCGCCTTGCTGGTGGCCGCCGACCTGGCGGCGCGCACCCTGCGTGCGCCCGTGGAACTGCCGCTCGGAGCCCTCACGGCACTGGTCGGTGTGCCGTTCTTTTTATCGCGCCTCCGCCGGGGCGGGTCGTGA
- a CDS encoding ABC transporter substrate-binding protein — protein sequence MRAWWAARRALALGFVLMAGGVWACGGEAASNAARDTVESATSAATSSAVDSLDDFGAPVMPLEANARVVSLNPTATEVLFALGVQRQLVGRSDYDEFPAEAKRLPALGNGIKPNVEAVLAARPALVVLYATADNRPAADAFARAGVRVLALRGDRIEGFHRLVRILGTTLGASEAARVLSDSVAATLDTVRARVARNVPAASRPAVLWPVWPTPPMVIGQGSYLHELLEIAGARNVFADLDAPSPQVNIEEVVRRAPDRVVSSRTRADELRSSPVWRSVPAVARGDFVIIDPALTLRPSVQLGMAASALARALHPTLADSLP from the coding sequence ATGCGTGCATGGTGGGCGGCGAGGCGCGCGCTGGCTCTGGGCTTTGTGCTCATGGCCGGTGGCGTGTGGGCATGTGGCGGTGAAGCGGCGAGCAACGCAGCGCGTGATACGGTTGAGAGTGCGACCAGTGCTGCCACGTCGTCTGCTGTCGATTCGCTCGACGACTTTGGTGCCCCGGTCATGCCGCTTGAGGCCAACGCGCGTGTGGTCTCGCTCAACCCCACCGCCACCGAGGTGCTCTTTGCCCTCGGCGTGCAGCGTCAGCTGGTGGGGCGCTCCGACTACGACGAATTCCCCGCGGAGGCCAAGCGCCTGCCCGCATTGGGCAATGGCATCAAGCCCAACGTCGAAGCCGTGCTGGCCGCCAGACCGGCCCTCGTAGTGCTCTATGCCACGGCAGACAACCGGCCCGCCGCCGATGCCTTTGCCCGCGCCGGCGTACGAGTGCTCGCGCTGCGTGGCGATCGCATTGAAGGTTTTCATCGCCTCGTACGCATTCTTGGCACCACCCTCGGGGCCAGCGAGGCCGCGCGGGTGCTGAGTGATTCGGTGGCCGCCACACTCGACACCGTGCGTGCGCGGGTCGCGCGCAACGTGCCCGCGGCCTCGCGCCCTGCCGTGCTCTGGCCTGTGTGGCCCACACCGCCGATGGTCATCGGGCAAGGCAGCTATCTGCACGAGCTGCTCGAGATCGCCGGCGCACGCAACGTGTTTGCCGATCTCGACGCACCCTCGCCGCAGGTGAACATCGAAGAGGTCGTACGCCGCGCGCCCGACCGGGTCGTCAGCTCGCGCACGCGCGCCGACGAGTTGCGGAGCTCACCCGTCTGGCGCAGTGTGCCGGCTGTGGCACGCGGAGACTTTGTCATCATCGACCCCGCGCTCACGCTGCGTCCTTCGGTGCAACTGGGCATGGCCGCGTCGGCCCTCGCGCGCGCGCTGCACCCCACGCTGGCCGATTCGCTGCCTTAG